The proteins below are encoded in one region of Parvicella tangerina:
- a CDS encoding alpha/beta fold hydrolase — translation MYSAYLAGYAPYTNRCGTFKKDEMNIYGISGLGADKRVFERLSLEQNLIPIDWIDPEPNESIESYSNRLKEVIDTSEPFILIGVSFGGLIATEISKILNPELTILISSAETKNELRSIYRGFGKTNLIKLIPNKLFDMPRGFATFMFGTNEKKLLSDILDDTDLKFTKWAINELTNWKNETKLEKVVKINGSKDKLIPPSQSDYLIDGGEHFMVVDKADEISTIINNEIKKYVPQQRLK, via the coding sequence GTGTATAGTGCATACCTTGCGGGATACGCACCATACACAAACCGTTGTGGCACATTTAAGAAAGACGAAATGAATATCTATGGAATAAGTGGTTTAGGTGCTGATAAAAGAGTCTTTGAAAGACTGTCTTTAGAGCAAAACCTAATTCCGATAGATTGGATTGATCCAGAGCCAAACGAATCAATCGAATCTTATTCCAATAGATTAAAAGAGGTCATCGATACCTCTGAGCCATTTATTTTGATAGGAGTTAGTTTTGGAGGATTAATAGCTACTGAGATTTCGAAAATTCTTAATCCTGAATTAACCATATTGATTTCCTCAGCTGAAACAAAAAACGAATTGCGCTCAATCTATCGTGGATTTGGGAAAACTAATTTAATAAAATTGATTCCCAATAAGTTGTTCGATATGCCACGAGGTTTCGCCACTTTTATGTTCGGCACTAATGAGAAAAAATTACTTTCTGACATCTTGGACGATACAGATCTAAAATTTACCAAATGGGCAATTAATGAATTGACTAACTGGAAGAATGAAACCAAGTTGGAAAAAGTGGTTAAAATAAATGGCTCAAAGGACAAACTTATTCCACCGTCTCAATCTGATTATTTAATTGATGGAGGCGAACATTTTATGGTTGTCGATAAGGCGGATGAAATAAGTACGATAATCAACAACGAAATAAAAAAATACGTGCCACAACAAAGACTAAAATAA
- a CDS encoding BPSS1187 family protein encodes MKTLLTSLLIVLSINESFSQNSFYVQPVLTDPSYTAAQDSHLVIRPNTTPLNKLFVFFGGTGSKTMFLQRISNKASDLGYHVINLAYPNSVPALFCSNSSDLMCFDNFREELFYGTPVSSIVSIDSLNSLNTRLKNLLNYLSVTYPSDNWNQYISQDSIHWNKIAVGGHSQGAGHAAYCAKKNNVDRVLMFSGANDFSDYYNSPANWITGSSLTDASRFYAFLNLFDEAAGFADQYQNLIGFGMTQTTDTIRVDNVSSPYNNSQCLYTTSNAQPPQTNKFHGSTVVDPRTPLDSNGNPIFDPVWDYMLTSATVLGLNETSQVNQTAAYPNPTNGLVRLKVDTQIEDNFIIDINGRHLGSLKIIDNELDISHLPNATYFVYFKLQNGEWSYCKIMKE; translated from the coding sequence ATGAAAACTCTTTTAACCTCTCTACTAATTGTACTATCAATAAATGAGTCCTTTTCTCAAAATAGTTTTTACGTTCAGCCTGTATTGACCGACCCTTCTTATACTGCAGCTCAAGATAGCCATCTTGTTATCCGGCCAAACACAACGCCTTTGAATAAGCTATTTGTTTTTTTTGGTGGCACAGGTTCAAAAACTATGTTTCTTCAAAGAATATCTAATAAAGCATCGGACTTGGGCTACCATGTCATCAATCTTGCTTATCCAAACTCAGTACCTGCTCTTTTTTGCTCTAACTCTTCTGACTTAATGTGCTTTGATAATTTTAGAGAAGAGTTGTTCTATGGCACACCTGTAAGCAGTATTGTTTCAATCGATTCTCTGAATTCGCTTAACACAAGGTTGAAGAATTTGCTAAACTACCTTTCAGTAACCTATCCTTCAGACAATTGGAATCAATATATATCTCAAGACTCAATTCATTGGAATAAAATTGCGGTTGGTGGACATTCGCAAGGGGCGGGTCATGCAGCTTATTGTGCCAAAAAAAACAATGTTGACAGAGTTTTAATGTTTTCTGGCGCAAATGATTTCAGTGATTATTATAATTCGCCTGCAAATTGGATAACGGGTTCTTCTTTAACAGACGCTTCGCGATTTTATGCATTCTTAAATCTGTTTGATGAAGCTGCTGGCTTTGCTGATCAATATCAAAATCTTATCGGTTTTGGCATGACACAAACAACTGATACAATAAGAGTTGACAATGTTAGTAGTCCTTACAATAACTCCCAATGTCTTTATACAACATCAAACGCTCAGCCTCCACAGACTAATAAATTTCATGGTTCTACAGTTGTTGACCCAAGAACTCCATTGGACTCAAACGGTAACCCAATATTCGACCCTGTTTGGGATTATATGCTTACTTCAGCCACAGTTTTAGGACTTAATGAAACGTCTCAAGTCAATCAAACTGCAGCATATCCCAATCCGACAAATGGATTGGTACGTTTGAAAGTAGACACTCAAATAGAAGACAATTTTATCATCGACATTAATGGAAGACACTTAGGCTCACTTAAAATTATTGACAATGAACTAGACATATCTCATCTCCCAAATGCAACATATTTCGTTTATTTCAAATTGCAAAATGGGGAATGGAGCTATTGTAAAATAATGAAAGAATAA
- a CDS encoding type II toxin-antitoxin system RelE/ParE family toxin, whose protein sequence is MIKSFGNKETEKIWNGQRSKKLPNEIQEIARRKLRMLNNSQDIQDLRIPPSNRLEKLGGNLKDYHSIRINKQWRIIFIWENGNAFQVEIVDYH, encoded by the coding sequence ATGATAAAGTCTTTTGGCAATAAGGAAACTGAGAAAATTTGGAACGGACAGAGGTCTAAGAAACTTCCGAATGAAATTCAGGAAATTGCAAGAAGAAAATTAAGAATGTTAAATAACTCTCAGGACATTCAAGATTTACGCATTCCTCCATCGAATCGACTAGAAAAACTTGGAGGAAATTTAAAAGATTATCATAGCATTAGAATAAACAAGCAATGGAGAATCATTTTCATTTGGGAGAATGGGAATGCTTTTCAAGTTGAAATAGTTGATTATCATTAA
- a CDS encoding HigA family addiction module antitoxin, producing the protein MSNLKNIHPGEILLEEFLKPLEISAYRLSKDTFIPQTRISEIIKGRRRITADTALRLSKYFGTSAKFWLGLQDDYDIEEEKANKKAELDSIKQISNAA; encoded by the coding sequence ATGAGTAATTTAAAGAACATACATCCTGGAGAGATTCTTTTAGAAGAGTTTCTTAAACCTCTTGAAATTTCTGCCTACAGACTTTCAAAAGACACCTTTATTCCTCAAACTAGAATTAGTGAAATAATTAAAGGACGAAGAAGAATTACTGCGGACACCGCTCTAAGACTTTCCAAGTACTTTGGTACTTCTGCTAAATTCTGGCTGGGCCTACAAGACGATTACGATATTGAGGAAGAAAAGGCTAATAAAAAAGCCGAACTCGACAGTATCAAACAAATAAGTAACGCAGCCTAA
- a CDS encoding TonB-dependent receptor domain-containing protein, with protein MRIFFVLIGVLVGVQLIAQKGQLSGRVMDKQSDEAMLYVTVSLHNLTDTSLVTGGITDMEGKFKITDVPVGDKYLFKCSFIGYGTQYIAVDFTNKKSIDLGDVVMAPGTNELDGVDVTVDRPTVTYEIDKKVVNVENMNTVASQTAVEVLANIPSISVDMDGNISLRGSAGFTLLIDGRPSALPPSDALQMIQASNIKDIEIITNPSAKYDAEGTSGIINVILKKNKLEGVSTLINVSGGNSGYTSEYWNYNGDFLTSINKGKFKFNIGGQFVNRNRFRDIEQERITTIGSDESKIESSGLHRFFGKNFGGNAAMEYAPNDNNVLSVGLDVRQRQWNAAAKYDFDEYSNDTLVSAYRNDERTLRNFFVVSGSLGYQHLFQENKDHYLSLTSTYNLYDGEEDAQTEFYTTEGVYQGGNRNTEVGPSNAIRVSLDYQYPFKNKMKLQVGARGDFGFSGDDQDSYAYSFAEEEYVRLDSFSTDVAYAQNVYAGYTILNGKIKEKLGYQVGLRAEYTDRFIELTNSTQNTSIQRLDWFPSAHFSYELDEKNQFKASASRRINRPRSWHLEPFIAWEDPYTVRQGNPNLLPEYIQSYELGYIRELEKGSFSTELYFRNTNNIRERIQEVYDTNVIIKRPVNAGVSQALGAELAFNKKLFKWWSLDVGANLFYYKITGQIPGSSLDQESFSYRARLANSFILPNDWKVQLITLHESDVVSVQGVDKGFTSVDLAIKKDFLERKVSATLQFQNMLATQRRETWVDTETLYSYRLATPKYPVITLAVSVRLNNFNNQDKIRTEQGSEF; from the coding sequence ATGAGAATATTTTTTGTGTTAATTGGGGTTTTAGTGGGCGTGCAACTCATCGCTCAGAAAGGACAGTTATCTGGGAGAGTGATGGATAAACAATCTGATGAAGCAATGCTTTACGTTACGGTCAGTTTGCATAACTTGACTGATACCTCCTTGGTGACAGGCGGAATAACGGATATGGAAGGGAAGTTTAAAATTACAGACGTGCCAGTTGGAGATAAGTACTTGTTTAAGTGTTCTTTTATTGGTTACGGAACGCAGTATATCGCAGTTGATTTTACGAATAAGAAGTCTATTGATTTGGGAGATGTAGTGATGGCTCCAGGAACAAATGAATTGGATGGGGTAGATGTAACAGTAGATCGTCCTACAGTTACTTACGAGATTGATAAAAAGGTTGTTAACGTAGAAAATATGAACACGGTTGCTTCTCAGACTGCCGTTGAGGTGTTAGCAAACATCCCAAGTATATCTGTGGATATGGATGGAAATATATCATTAAGAGGTTCTGCAGGATTTACGCTGTTAATTGATGGAAGGCCTTCTGCTTTGCCTCCATCTGATGCCTTACAAATGATTCAGGCTTCTAATATCAAGGATATTGAAATCATTACGAATCCATCAGCTAAGTATGATGCAGAAGGTACAAGTGGAATCATAAATGTAATTCTCAAAAAGAATAAGTTAGAAGGAGTTTCAACCTTGATCAATGTAAGTGGAGGTAACTCTGGCTATACGTCTGAATATTGGAACTATAATGGTGACTTTCTGACGAGTATTAATAAAGGAAAATTCAAGTTCAATATTGGTGGTCAGTTTGTAAATAGAAATCGTTTTAGAGATATAGAACAAGAAAGAATAACAACGATTGGAAGCGATGAGTCAAAGATAGAAAGTAGTGGTTTACACCGATTCTTCGGTAAAAATTTCGGTGGTAATGCTGCAATGGAGTATGCTCCCAACGATAATAACGTGCTATCAGTTGGTTTAGATGTAAGGCAGCGCCAATGGAATGCGGCTGCAAAATACGATTTTGACGAATATTCGAATGACACCTTGGTTTCTGCTTATCGCAACGATGAACGAACACTGAGAAACTTTTTTGTGGTTTCAGGTAGTCTGGGATATCAGCACCTGTTTCAGGAGAACAAAGATCATTACTTGTCGCTAACCTCTACGTATAACCTTTATGACGGGGAAGAAGACGCCCAAACGGAATTTTATACCACTGAAGGTGTTTATCAAGGAGGAAATCGAAATACCGAAGTAGGACCTTCAAATGCGATTAGAGTAAGTCTGGATTATCAATATCCTTTCAAGAATAAAATGAAACTACAGGTTGGGGCACGAGGTGACTTTGGTTTTAGTGGAGATGATCAAGATTCATATGCCTATAGTTTTGCCGAGGAGGAATACGTTCGGTTAGACTCATTCTCAACAGATGTTGCTTATGCTCAGAATGTATATGCTGGTTACACGATACTCAACGGAAAGATTAAAGAAAAACTCGGTTATCAGGTTGGTTTAAGAGCTGAGTATACAGATCGTTTTATAGAATTGACCAATAGTACACAGAATACTTCGATTCAGCGTTTGGACTGGTTCCCATCTGCGCATTTTTCTTATGAGTTGGATGAAAAGAATCAGTTCAAGGCTAGTGCTTCCAGAAGGATCAATCGTCCTAGGAGCTGGCATTTAGAGCCATTCATTGCCTGGGAAGACCCTTATACAGTGAGACAGGGTAATCCTAACCTGTTGCCTGAGTATATTCAATCTTATGAGTTGGGGTATATCAGAGAGCTTGAGAAGGGGAGTTTCTCTACTGAGCTCTATTTTAGAAATACCAATAATATCAGAGAACGAATTCAAGAGGTTTATGACACTAACGTCATTATAAAACGTCCAGTGAATGCTGGTGTATCTCAGGCTTTGGGTGCTGAGTTAGCTTTCAATAAGAAACTCTTTAAGTGGTGGTCTTTAGATGTAGGAGCCAATTTATTCTATTATAAAATCACAGGGCAGATTCCTGGTTCTAGTCTTGATCAGGAAAGTTTTTCTTATCGAGCTAGATTGGCAAACAGCTTTATTTTACCCAATGACTGGAAAGTACAATTGATCACACTACATGAATCTGATGTTGTGAGCGTTCAAGGTGTGGACAAAGGCTTTACTTCGGTAGATTTAGCCATTAAAAAGGATTTTCTCGAACGAAAAGTTTCAGCAACACTACAGTTTCAAAACATGTTGGCCACGCAACGAAGAGAAACCTGGGTAGATACTGAAACGCTCTATTCTTATCGTTTGGCAACACCCAAATACCCAGTTATTACGTTAGCCGTTTCCGTAAGGTTAAATAACTTTAACAATCAAGACAAGATACGTACGGAACAAGGCAGTGAATTCTAG
- a CDS encoding anthranilate synthase component II, with translation MKTVIIDNYDSFTYNLVHYIEEANGVRPTVFRNDELTLSQLDQFDVIVLSPGPGLPSEANLMMDIIAAYVKRKIMLGVCLGHQAIAQHFGCELKNLEKVYHGVSSFISITKQDEMHQNYKGLEVGRYHSWVVDRSNFSPELIITSEDQDGQIMSFRHKELPVFGIQYHPESVLTPKGKELLSNFFTYWRSNSQSFVFTDK, from the coding sequence TTGAAAACAGTTATCATAGATAATTACGATTCGTTCACGTATAACCTTGTTCATTACATCGAGGAGGCAAATGGTGTGCGCCCAACTGTTTTTCGCAATGATGAGTTAACGCTTTCTCAGCTTGATCAATTTGATGTTATTGTATTATCACCAGGCCCTGGTCTTCCAAGCGAGGCTAACCTGATGATGGACATCATTGCAGCCTATGTGAAACGTAAAATTATGTTGGGAGTATGTTTAGGTCATCAAGCAATAGCTCAACACTTTGGCTGTGAACTTAAAAATCTAGAAAAGGTTTATCATGGTGTTTCCTCATTTATTTCAATCACCAAACAGGATGAAATGCATCAGAATTATAAGGGTTTAGAAGTGGGGAGATATCACTCTTGGGTAGTTGATCGCTCCAATTTCTCACCAGAATTGATCATAACTTCAGAAGACCAAGATGGTCAAATCATGAGTTTCAGGCACAAAGAACTTCCTGTTTTTGGTATACAATATCACCCAGAATCAGTACTCACTCCAAAGGGTAAGGAACTCCTGAGTAATTTTTTTACCTATTGGAGAAGTAATTCACAATCTTTCGTTTTTACAGATAAATAA
- the polA gene encoding DNA polymerase I, which yields MKKLYLLDAYALIFRAHFAFIRNPRINSKGLNTSAIFGFVNSLLEVLNKEKPTHIAVVFDVAGRNVREKIYEEYKANRDETPEDIRLAVPYIHKILEAMNIPALGVEGYEADDVIGTLAKKAEKAGFQTYMVTPDKDYAQLVSENIFMWKPGRSGNPSEVWDVEKVKEKFDVERPEQVIDILGLWGDSVDNIPGIPGIGEKTSKKLVKQYGSVEGLIEHAEELKGKQKENVINFAEQGLMSKELATIILDVPVELDEKALVYEDPDNDKVIEVFSELEFRTLLKKVVKDEDASLVPTASTPSEEDNGQMSLFGEQQETVEELPDEFKSLENAKELNYTLVEDEKGLKKALKSLSKYKEICFDTETSSLDELDTTLLGIALSGAKNEAWYIAVPQEFNARMIFRKALQKFFSNEKITWIAHNVKFDLKVLKREKITVQGQLFDTMIAHYLLEPEQRHNMDVLSETYLNYKPVSIETLIGPKGKNQKSMADLQPSEIKDYACEDADVTFQLFQLFKDRVDDSYLEKLFYEVEMPLVRVLMEMEMEGINLDVEALGEFSEELNTELIDLQQRIIDAAGVEFNVDSPKQLGDVLFETMNLSEKAKKTKTGQYKTDEATLVKLQGKHPIIDDILEYRQMKKLKSTYVDALPKLVNPKTGRIHTTYFQTVAATGRLSSNHPNLQNIPIRSTRGKEIRKAFKARSTDYKIMAADYSQIELRIIAALSGDKGMIEAFKSGQDIHAATAAKVFDVPLEEVSREQRSKAKMVNFGIIYGISAFGLSQRLGISRTEAKEIIDNYFEKYSRIKEYMDESIEFARKHEYVETILKRRRYLPKINAGNGMERGFAERNAINAPIQGSAADVIKIAMINVQERMKKEALKSKLLLQVHDELVFDVHKDEVDLMRTLAKEEMERAVQLEVPLEVEEGVADNWLDAH from the coding sequence ATGAAAAAACTTTATTTGCTGGATGCATACGCATTGATCTTTCGTGCTCATTTCGCCTTTATTCGAAATCCTAGAATCAATAGCAAAGGATTAAATACTTCTGCAATTTTTGGTTTTGTGAACTCATTACTTGAGGTGCTCAATAAGGAAAAACCAACCCATATTGCGGTTGTTTTTGACGTAGCGGGTCGTAATGTAAGGGAGAAAATTTACGAAGAGTATAAGGCGAATAGAGATGAAACTCCAGAAGATATACGGTTGGCAGTACCATATATTCATAAGATTTTAGAAGCAATGAATATTCCAGCTCTTGGTGTTGAGGGGTATGAAGCTGATGATGTGATCGGTACATTAGCGAAGAAAGCTGAGAAAGCAGGGTTTCAGACCTACATGGTGACTCCTGATAAGGATTATGCTCAACTGGTGTCAGAGAATATTTTTATGTGGAAACCCGGACGATCTGGTAATCCTTCTGAGGTTTGGGATGTGGAGAAAGTAAAAGAAAAGTTTGATGTGGAGCGACCTGAACAAGTAATTGATATTCTTGGTCTATGGGGAGATTCAGTAGATAATATTCCAGGAATTCCAGGCATTGGAGAGAAAACTTCTAAAAAGCTTGTTAAACAGTATGGAAGTGTAGAAGGATTGATCGAACATGCTGAAGAACTCAAAGGAAAACAGAAGGAGAATGTGATTAATTTCGCTGAGCAAGGGTTGATGTCAAAAGAATTGGCTACGATTATTTTAGATGTACCTGTTGAATTGGATGAGAAAGCGTTGGTTTATGAAGATCCGGACAATGATAAAGTAATTGAGGTTTTTTCTGAATTAGAGTTCAGGACACTGCTCAAAAAAGTAGTGAAAGATGAAGATGCTTCTCTAGTTCCAACCGCTTCAACACCGAGTGAAGAGGATAATGGTCAGATGTCACTCTTTGGCGAACAACAAGAAACAGTGGAAGAACTTCCAGACGAGTTTAAATCTTTGGAAAACGCTAAAGAGTTGAACTATACTCTTGTAGAAGATGAAAAAGGATTGAAAAAAGCATTGAAGAGTTTGTCAAAATATAAGGAAATATGCTTCGATACGGAGACTTCTAGTTTGGATGAACTCGACACAACATTGTTGGGTATAGCATTAAGTGGAGCTAAAAATGAAGCTTGGTATATTGCTGTTCCTCAGGAGTTCAACGCTAGAATGATTTTCAGAAAAGCCTTGCAAAAATTCTTTTCAAATGAAAAAATTACCTGGATCGCTCATAACGTTAAGTTCGATCTAAAAGTGTTAAAAAGAGAGAAGATTACTGTGCAAGGTCAACTTTTCGATACGATGATCGCTCACTATCTCTTGGAACCTGAACAAAGACATAATATGGATGTTCTTTCAGAAACCTACTTGAATTATAAACCCGTCTCTATTGAGACCTTGATAGGCCCAAAAGGAAAGAACCAAAAGAGCATGGCAGACCTACAGCCATCAGAGATCAAGGACTATGCTTGTGAAGATGCTGATGTCACTTTCCAGCTGTTTCAATTGTTTAAGGATCGTGTGGATGACTCCTATTTAGAAAAACTCTTTTACGAGGTAGAAATGCCGCTAGTCAGAGTTTTGATGGAAATGGAAATGGAAGGAATTAACCTTGACGTGGAAGCCTTGGGTGAGTTTAGTGAAGAGTTAAACACAGAACTGATCGATTTACAACAGCGAATCATAGACGCTGCCGGTGTTGAGTTTAACGTGGATTCTCCAAAGCAATTGGGAGATGTGCTATTCGAGACCATGAACCTGAGTGAGAAGGCCAAGAAAACAAAAACTGGACAATACAAAACAGATGAAGCTACTTTAGTTAAACTTCAAGGTAAGCACCCGATCATTGATGATATTCTTGAATATCGACAGATGAAGAAGCTGAAGTCAACTTATGTAGATGCGTTACCTAAATTGGTCAATCCTAAAACAGGGCGTATTCATACCACTTATTTTCAAACGGTAGCAGCTACAGGACGTTTAAGCAGTAATCATCCCAACCTACAAAATATTCCTATAAGAAGTACTAGAGGGAAAGAGATCAGAAAGGCGTTCAAAGCGAGATCAACGGATTATAAAATTATGGCAGCGGATTATTCGCAGATCGAATTGAGGATCATTGCTGCTTTAAGTGGTGATAAAGGAATGATAGAAGCGTTTAAGTCCGGACAGGATATTCATGCGGCTACTGCGGCAAAAGTGTTTGACGTTCCTTTAGAAGAAGTGTCTCGTGAGCAAAGAAGTAAAGCCAAAATGGTGAACTTTGGGATTATCTACGGAATTTCGGCTTTTGGATTGTCACAGCGTTTAGGGATTTCCCGTACGGAGGCTAAAGAGATCATTGATAACTATTTTGAGAAATACAGTCGCATCAAAGAGTACATGGATGAAAGTATTGAATTTGCACGCAAACATGAATATGTCGAAACCATTCTGAAGCGAAGAAGATATTTACCAAAAATCAATGCAGGTAACGGAATGGAAAGAGGTTTTGCAGAGCGCAATGCGATCAATGCTCCGATTCAAGGTTCTGCTGCTGATGTAATCAAAATAGCCATGATCAATGTGCAGGAACGGATGAAAAAAGAAGCGTTGAAGTCCAAACTATTACTACAGGTGCATGATGAATTGGTTTTCGATGTGCATAAAGATGAAGTTGATCTTATGAGAACACTTGCTAAAGAAGAAATGGAGCGTGCTGTTCAACTAGAAGTCCCGCTAGAAGTAGAGGAGGGAGTAGCAGATAATTGGCTGGATGCGCATTAA